The sequence ACTTTAATTAatcttgtatgttttttttccaTCCAATCTTTTccggcccaagtggtgaagttcttggtcttggggtataactcccttcaaggtccaaggttcaacatctcatgggtgcaaacaatcttttggggccacacctcctggtgaaaagccagcaaTTTAACCAGTTTCATGTaaggaaacttccgagggtgcagTCCACGGtaccggggtttactctgcaggggtgggtctgAAGGGCTCTGCCTTGGAGAGTTTCCCCaacatcaaaaaaataataataataatcatctcttttttcttcagCCCATTGAATAGGACATTTTGCCCTTTTCTCTAGTTTCATAACTTTGTGTGTACCTCTGagcatatatgtaaataacctctctctctctcatattatGGTACCTTTAGAGCTCCTCATTACTCACTCATTGGAAAGACCCTCTTTTAAACATGTGAGCTGCTTCATTTCATCGTTTGTGACAAGTTACCACGATTCATTACTGTCCAgacattctatttattttgtgagcTTTATTGATGGAAAATTTTGATGTTATGGTTTTATAGGCAACATTATCTGCAATGCCCGCAAGGCTCATTAAACAAGCATTTTGAAAAGCTTATCCAGTGTGACATGCGCCTTAACTTCTTAAGCCAACAGCCAGAGAGAGTTTTGGATTCACCATACTTTGAACCACGGCCCTCTGTTTTTGAAGACCCAGAAGAATCTAAAGATCATAGTTTTGATAAAGTGGATAGTGGTCAAGGATCCATGTCTGGTTTCCAGGATGTAGCATCACCAACTACTACACAATCTTCTTCATGGAAGATCGAACAGAAACTGGATTCTTCTGGTTTGACATTGGAAAGTCGGTTACGAGAAATTCCTTCCCCCAGTTCAGGTACAAGGACAAGCTTGAGCATTGTTTCGAGCATGGTGATTGATACTGTTTTACTATTTATTGTCACATGATTTCATAAGTGCAATAGATTTTTTCTCTGATTGCCCACACTTCAATTAATAGTTAGGAGCCTATATGCACTGAAGACTGCTTAATATTACGTATTTTTAGTTTGATGTAACGTCCTCGTCGTTGTTGTAGTAGGCACATCAagcatgaatgaatgatgggCAAGCCAGATCATATTCTATCAATTTCCATATATACTTGGACATAACTTTGGCAATTAGGACCTGCATGCATGTTCTGAAGGCaatttaatatgtttatctTATCTGATATTAGTGATTTTCTTTTCTGCATGATGCCCATCTGAACAACTGCTTCTAAattatttgtttgtgttttgtaCATCTAACATTTATAAATGTGGtattacttatgaaaaaaaatatttataaatatggtATTGAACTTTTTGTTATTAATAGAGTAAAAGAGTGCGATACTGCAAAACTAGTGAGCTATCAAGGCTACTTAAACTCTTATGTTGATGCCTTATCATTTTAGAatgtttcaaatttgagaaatgattgCACCACAAAGGCCTTTGGTTCTCAATTTTAATCCTTTTAATGTTTCTGGATACCTAACTTATGCCTAGCCCAAGGTCTTGGGTGCAAACATTTCTCATCTTCATAGGGATATTTAGTATTGTTATGGGCTGAGTAATACTGGTTACGTATTCTTCCTTGTGCGTCAATTGGTTAATTGATTGCCTCTCATGTTAGTGATGGACACTCGTGCAATTGAAGGTAATGGAACTTCCGAAGCAGTTGATTCCATGGGTCCAGGAAACCGGGACCAGATAAAACTGACTGGGCTCCATCCGTCCATGTCAGTGAGTGATTTAATGAGCCATATTGGACAATGTATCTCAGAACAGATGACTTCTGGAACTCTACCAACTGCTGATGAAGGTTCGGAATCTCATGAAATACTGGCGGACATTGCTCAGTACCTGCTCAACGACAATCAGTTAACCAGCACTTCTGATGAGAAATCCCTTATGTCAAGGGTCAATTCCCTCTGTTGCCTTCTGCAGAAGGACTCTGCTTCAGTCCAGAATTCCCAGGGTAATGGGGAAAGTTGCACCGATGGACTTGATGGTGGAACCGGCGTTGAAGTTAAGCACAAGCCTGAACAAATGCATGATGCTAAATATAGAGCTGATTTGAAGGTTTATGAAGCGGACACAAGGGATGTATCTGGCAGCAAGCAGGTACCAGCTATGTCAAGGAAAGACTCCTTTGGGGACCTGCTGCTTCAGCTCCCTAGAATTGCATCCCTCCCAAAGTTCTTGTTTAACATTTCAGAAGATGATGGTGGGAGTAAATCTAGATAGTTCTTTTATTTAACATTCCAGAAATTTCATGAATGAAATTAAATTgcaaaagctctctctctctctctctctctctctctctctctctctctctctctctctctctcaggtgTGTTTTCTTTATGTTTACTTCAAAGTCATTTTAATTTCTCTCACTTTCCATGCCTTATCCcccaatagaaattagaaatctgAGAACATCCCTATTAAGTTATTAACAGATTTAAGCACTTTCTCAGGCACATTAATGGCAGATTAAAGATGAATTGACATTCTTGATAACACGTTTGATTTACCGACTTTCCTCCACTATAGAGTAACCGAGTCTTCTATTCTAACCTGCCAATTTCTAAgctttgtttggatattgaattgagttgagttgaattgataaaatattgttaaaatattattttttaatattattattattttaagatttaaaaaagttgaattatttataatattttgtgttgaaatttaaaaaaattgtaatgagtgagttgagaggagttgacAATTCAAAAGTAATCTTCCAACATGCCAGCTGTAAGCCCCCCACTATGGATTGGCACTTCTAGATAAGAACAGGGAAAGGAACTGCACCTCCACGCTCAAACCAGTTGGATTGCATGCAAACTTTTCCTTATTTAACTCTCTCCTCGACTTGGTCAATGAATATGAGTCTAACCTATCGATccattgttaatttttttctcctcttgtttttggatttttattgaGACTTTTCATTCCACCATAATACAacagataaataaattaagaaaatttgaaCCAAGGAATTAACGCTACAGCTAGCCAGAGACCATGGTAGTTGCGATTAGACATGACATGAAAGTTGcattcatgatatatatatatatatatatatatatatgtatgtatatatagccaTTGGAGTTGACATAATTCTATCATTCCATTCGAATATCCTTGAATATACTCTTGATCAATTAATTATCTGGAGGAATGCTGCTTTAAACGAATAATTAGCATGTCATGAAAAAATCAGTAGTTTAAATAATTCGACTTTTATCATTTACATTCTTAGAAGATGCTAGCTTGAACTAATTACCATGCATGCTCCCTAGAAGAAGACTATCTCCACTAACTTCGGTGTGTAGATCATGAATCAAGGAATTGCAGCTGATTGAAGCATATCGTTGAAGTCATGCCATCCTGTCCAACAAAAACCATACCAGTTAATTGCATTAGATCATGATCAAGTAGCTCTCAGTTAGTTTTCTTTATTATGGAGGAAAGAATTACTAATATTATGTCCAAGTTCAtgataattttatcattttttgtatATACTAACTTCTTTGATCCATTGCGAGAAGAACTTCTGAATTATAATTCGTAGACAACTGGAGATTAATTCAAACCCGTAAAAGTTGCATGAACAAAACTCAGTTCTTATTGCTCATTATACTTGGTTGAAGTTTCTTGTAAATTAACTGACAAACTCAcgtgtgatacgttagatttactttacgaTCTAATGGACTACGTCAAGTCACATGATCTGTTTGTGAAATCTTTTATGCCTAAAACATGTCTCAAAATCATGAATCAGCTGCATTCATGtatcttttttatcttcttctttttcactcCGTTTTAAAGATTCAGACATATAACCAAAAAGTACATGAATATAAAGACAATAAACGGATTAAGATCAGTGATGATGAGAAAGAATTGATTACCCATAAAAGGACCATCGCCAAAGAGTGCAGAGAAGTAATGCTGAGGGGGTATAAAAGGTGGAAACTTGGGCAGCTCATACAAATTGTATAAGATCGGCCGGGGACACTGCGGCAACTCAAGAAGATAAAGcatttcaaaaacataaaaatgtctTTCCTCGGAGGCATCAGGGGTGTGACAATGAAACAGCTCCTTGTCGACATGATACGAGTACAAATTGTTTTCCAGAGAAAGGTAAAGTATTTTGTTGTTCATTCTATCCGTTGCCACCAGCGGCCAAAACTTGTTTGTGAGATGTGCCGGCATATTGTTCATCCTGATCTGATACCCAGGAATCCACCTGCAGCTATGGTGATTCTCAAGAGTCCACAAAGATACGAGCCGATCAAACACACCTGCGAAACTGAATTGAATGAAGATTAGACGTTCTCTTGATTTTCCCAAGTACACACCTCCAGGAGTTTTCCTTTCGTTGAATATATATCCATTTACAGGACCTTCCATTACAGAAAAGCTAGCTCCTTTTACATCATAGGCAAGAATGATTGACCAAAACGAAACCCAGTGAAGCTTTCCATTGAGAAACGTAGAAGGACCATATAACCTGAAATATTCACTCTCCTTTACTGGGTCGAGCTGGTTTGGCAAAGCTAATTCATGATCTTTGAAATCCCACCGTCGAGTATAAGACGAGTAGGAGATTACTCGTAAAATGTTTCTGCGCATCCTAAAGATTTCCATTACAATCAGATGGGGTGGGTTTGATGAATGATCAAAGGCGAAACCCATGGCTAGCGCTTCGCCGGTCGGTCCAAATCTGATGGAAGGGGGCCAGAGTACTCCGTGAGGCTGCACGGGTATTGGAAAGTATTGATCCGTGACAGGGTTTCGCAGAAAGAAGAAGCTTTTGAGCTTTTCTGCTTTTGGTTTGAAAGGGTCACTGTCGGTGGAGTGGTAGAGTATCAAGCCATTGGAGGAATCAATAATGGAGTTATAACGTCGAGGAAAGTTGTGAAACTCCACGACGACAGAGCTAGCGCGGCCATCGTCAGAGAGTGATGGTAGCTTTATTGGATGGGCTGTACGCTGCACTTTCACGTAGAAGGAATACAAGGAGGGGAGATTCTTGGTGTCGTAGTCTCGAATGAAAGAATCAGAAGATATGATTTCAAGCCATTGTTTCGAGACAACCTTAAACTGAGTAAACGATTTTCGAGGCAGTCGAAGAAAGATTTCTGTGAGTATATCTTCACAATCTATTGGCCGTGTCACGTCGTTTTCTTTGTCATCTGCCTCTGTTTCCATCCGCTGCTTCTTGGGGCAGCCGAGACTACGACAAACGGCGGCCATGGTAAAAAACCGACGTAAGGTTTCTTTGATTTTATCTTTCCTCTCTATGTGCGCGCAGTGATGATATACTTCGACTTTTTTGCCTTCCATTGATGTTCAGCAGAGATTGAGATAGGATCACGAAGAAGTGGGGAAGTTTTATTGTTAGAAAAAAGAGTTCTGCAGAACCAGGATTGTTGAAGAATATTAAGAAGTTTACAGAGAGAAGAGATCTGCAGAAGTAGGTCGATGATCTTGTTATTATTGCTGATCAGTTCTAAGTGATCAGGATGCAGAAGATGTGTTATTGCAGTGAAATACTAGTTCTCTAACTAGTTAAGGATTCATCAAACTCAAACACCAAACCCAAGCTAGATGgtgattggtcaaaataattgatttatattattttagtgAAGTACGTAAAAAGTATGTAAAAGtcactatatataaaaattgcgtctgcttatgaatatttttcagattttattatttaaactagaatttttttttttttttttttttggttttaaaagtTTGCAACAGTTTGACTATACATCAGCCTACACTCTCCACACACTTTACGCggcatcactttttttattttttttaacctacAATGTTTAAGTGTGCTGCAGCTGTAGTATACAGTAGGCTGctgtaaatattttctcttattatttatttattttattttatttttagttaataaattctttcaagtttttttatccAATCCAATGAAAACGGCCATTCAATTATCTAGCCATTAAAAAGGGGCTCTTCGGTTCTGATCAATCCAGTGCATAAAATTAGGACTTTCTCACTATTATAGCCAATCCAAAAAAATACCTTTCAGTTTTGtcgaattaaaattaaataaattatacattttattgaataaaatatatctaatttcTTTATAGGTAATTTTCATACGAGTATATTAGTTTTGTATTCTAGTTTTGCTGTGAGTGCGCTGAACTTGCAAGACACGATTCTTCGGTCGAAAGACGCAAATCTTAGATACCATATTTCAGAATTTAGAAATACtttaatatcaaaaaaataaattcacaaactgacataatttgatgtaatatattagattataaatttacttttaatttaaagtaaatctaacgtattttataaaatcatgtcaatttataaatttatttttataaaatctctttatgactataacacttctcttcaatattttaattagcaTCTAACATCTAAGCTTTAAATGATCGATGCTTTAGGATGTACAAAAATACATGATCTTTCTTTGTGGTTTGGAATGTGATACGTACATAGTTGGTGATAATAAGTATTACATTAAGGAAAAGATGGTCTGCCGCCCCATTTGAACCGCTCTCTTTGACCGCttgcataaattttattttatttttttttttttttaacttagtgattaaggaagtaattttaagtgtattagtatattttttattttttaaaaatatttaaatatattaaaaaaatgtgaaaagaaaaaaataaaaataaaaaaaaataaaggccccgggcggcagagtagcctTGCCCATTACATTAATTATCAAATGGTACCGCTCCAACTCTAACAGGGGACTGGCTATTTTGCCTCTACTTCAGTCGAAAGTGCTGAAAAAATTGGAATGATCAGAGTTTTAATAGATGAGACCAACTCAAGATCAAGAGCTGGATAGTATCAGTATTCacaataatttctaattttaacaATAGTGGTAGCCATATATACAAAAGAGAGACTAGACTTAATTGGATAATCAGCTGTACAAAGAGGAAATCAAGTTCAAATCCTACCAAGTGGGTTCAAGCTTTGAATGTCATATGAAATATGTACACTTGGATTCTTCCATCACGTCAATCTGCCTAGACAGGGATCAGGAAGGAGATGCTGAATGAATGGTGGTATCAGGTAACATGGCTACTGTCACCACAAAGTATTCACAGCCAATGGGGAGACCATACGGATTTAAAGTTGATCCTGAATTCAAGATCAACCGATCAGTTCCCAGATCAGAGGTTAGGTAATCCGTTTGATCCACTCTACCATGCTCATGCCGTGTTGGAGTAGGCGGCATCGGCTTCACAGTTTGACGTTCGATATGAACAATCTGCCCAACAATGTAGTTAGAACGGTTTGGGAGATGGTCAGCAAACAAGGCCACAGATTCAGCAGACAAGTAGTAGTTTGAGCAATTCCGACTGATAGCTTCATAGTGCCCGTTTGGGTTAAGAACAAATGCAGCTATCTCATGAACCTCTAAGCGGCCAAAAGATATTCTCTCTTTGTTTGCCTGTAGCAAAATCACAAGCAAAACAAAGCTGCCCATTATATGGTGGCTCAAGCATAACAGCCGTCAGCCCactattaaatagaaaaaagtgtCTTCTAAACCACAATCACAAATAAAGCACTCATTTTGCACCAAGACATTCCATGCCAAAGTGGTTAAAATGTGATTAAGGGGTGGAACGCCATTTTTAAAGTCAATCCACCACATTTAGTTTAGTTAGCAGACCATCCATGATTATATCAAGTCAATTAACAAGTTACCTGCTTCTCGAGTTGATGCTTGGTGTATAAAGTTTTAACCAgttctttcttctcttccaaTTCTTTCCTCAACTGTTCATTAGCAGCTTCAACCTTTAGGTATTTGCTGAGTAGCTCTTGACGGTGCCTCAACAAGAAACTAACTTTCTCTGCAAGGACTCGgacacattttctaaaattggcAGTATCCTCATCTTCATTATCATTGATGGAACTGAAAAAGTTCATATCAGAGAAAAAAGACACGATCATGAAGTGTGTCAATGCAtcaatatatatctatctatctagaGCACCTACTTTCTAGTTGAATTTGACAGAACCTCTCTTGCACCAAGCTTCACATGACAATTGTTTAAACTCCTCTCACTTCATCAGAAAGTTGAAATCTGTAAATTTGACGCATTGATTGTTTTGAAAGCATAGTGACTGTCTCAGGAAACCTTATTATATGCAAATACTTTGATTGTCATTTAATCCTATGCAAAACCTCTCAATCCCATCCAGCAGGGATAGAGACAAGGGGATGGGGAGGACTGCCAATGTAAGATACTATTACACATTCATTATGCTTTGTATCCAGGCAAGTTACTTACTTGGCCAAAGATTGAGCCAAAGTATGCAAGGACTCTGCGAAGGCAGCCACTCCACCTGGTGCATGAACACAGCTCCGAAGTCGTTCAAAAACACCACGCATTTTCAATGCGGAGGCACGCAGAGCACTATACTCCGAGGCCCTCCGGTCAGCCGCACAAAGATGGGTCTGGGCTTCCTCCCTTGCTTCATGCAAACAATTCTCCAAGTGTGCACAATTCATCTGTCATGCACGGGAAAAACTTGTAAAAAACAGAAGCCAGCAGGACAAAAAAGGCAAACAAATTAAAGTTGTGTGTAAATGAGTTATAGAAGACACCCAATAATGCATCCAGACAAAGGCCTATaattcacaagaaaaaattaaatgaaatatagcATTAACAATTTCCCTTGCAAGTTGCACATCTAAATGTCATATAACAATTATACCTGGCATTTTGTGCTGACACCGAGTAAGCAATAAAGTAGCAAAATTCTTAGACTAccattgaaaaaatagtgataAGAGCAATGACAATTGAAAGGCGGTGGAGACTGTCTGCTGAATCAGTGGAGCAGAAAGGAGGGAAATGGAACCATCTGCAATCTAGTTAcaagagtgtgtgtgtgtgtgtgtgtgtgtgtgtgtgtgtgtgtgagagagagagagagagagagagagagagagagatttaagtttgctaaagaattaataaacaattcttAGAAGCATTAATCACTTAATTcccacaaaacaaaacagaaataaatGGAAGAAAGTAATTTATCGACTTGCTAGGACCTGGGATTCATCGAGGAGCTTCCGGCTCGCTTCCAACTCCCTCCTAAGCAAGGAAACCTCCTCCATGGTAGCGTTAAGCTTATTTTCAGTTTCGGTCAATTGGTTAGACTTATCTGCAAGTGAACTTTGTAATTCCAACAAAAGATCACTGCTGACTTTGGAATCCAAACCCGACTCAATTGGTGTGTCAGAGGGGGAAACAGTCAGAGGTTCAGGCATGCTCTCAGCAGTATAACTGTTTGTAAAGGACATGCCTAACTGTCCCACCATTTTATCTTTCCCTTCTTTATCACTAAGTAGCAGTTCTTCATGGTGTGGCTCCACCATTGAGGAACCAACCTGAGGGTTTAGTGTTCCAGAGGAATCCATCATATTCTCATCCACCCCCTCATGACCTTTGCCTGATTGCCCCATAAAATGCCCCAGTTTTGCGTCCAAAGGATTTGAGATACAAGAAACCTCATCCATGGGCTCAGAAGTAGATATGCAAGGAATGTGACCTCCACTGCCCAAAATTTCTGGCTTGCCATCATCAGCCTTCTCAGTCAAAAGGGAAAAGTCAGCTGTATCTTCCGGATTTGAGAGCTTCTGCCCTTTTGCATATTGATCAGACAATCTCTGCTCCAATTCTTGAATGCGTTTCTCATAAGACTCGCACTGCATCTGCTTCATCCTAAGCATAGATGTAAGATGTTTCCCATATTCATCTTTCAGATGTAAGGCTTCAGCTGTCTTCTCTGCAGCATTCTTCAATATACTATCTAGTTTATCATCATCGAGTgattcatattcaaaatcagGGCAGTGGGAACAAATCAAGGCAATTGCAGAAGCAAGTTCGGCTTTCAGTTTTGCATTCTCAACTTCCATTTTGCTAGTTCCAGCAATCTCAACCAATTCACAGCTTTCAAGAAGCTCCTCGGAGTCATATTTCTCAACTGTCCCCAAAGAAAACTCTTCAGGTTCAGAGGAATGAGAACTATCATTAGACAAAGGAAATGGACCTTTTAAGCTTCCATGCTTCTCACTCTTCGAAGGAAGTCCTGCCAAATATTCGGGAGCATATCGATCCAGGTCTGAAATGTCAATATCAAGCAAACCAGTGTCAAAAGGAGCTATATTGACATCACATTGATTGGGGCTATCATATAAGCCGATGGATGCTAATACATCCCTAGGAATGTAAGAACTATAAACCTTCAAGAACTCCTCCCGTCTCCTCACCTCAACCTCTCTCTTTGAGGCAAGCCTTTCAGCCAATTGCCCGGCCATGCCCATGTAAAGCTTCATAGAAGCCTTTCGTCTCACAACTTCTGCAAGGCAGGCTCTATAGGCTGGGCCAATTCCACGGACTAACTTCAAGTCCATAAACAGATCATCTTGACGCACCATTGCCTCTCTAAAAACAGGAAACTGTAACTTAGCATCTTTGATGACATAAGAGACATAGGCTATCTTTTGCATGTAATTATGCACAAAGATATTCATTTCATTCTTCTTATCCCTACAAAAATCTTGCAGCTTAGAAACCGCCCGATCACAAGCCTGCATCCTAGGCAGGTGATTCTTGTCATGGACATCATACATAGGACCCAAGGCTGAAACTGCATCATGAGGACGGAGTGATGAAGATAACTGGCAGGACAGACAGTCATCCACAAGTTTCTTCACTGTATTGACATCTTTGCTGCATGGATATGCACACAAGTATTTATTGGTCAAATTGATAGCATATTTAGAAATCATATTATTACAGCAGAACAATGCATCATCAACATAAAAACCACAGAA comes from Juglans microcarpa x Juglans regia isolate MS1-56 chromosome 8S, Jm3101_v1.0, whole genome shotgun sequence and encodes:
- the LOC121243923 gene encoding autophagy-related protein 11-like; translated protein: MSSSITDGLVHGGKLLVHIAENGHSFELDCDETTPVETVMRFVESVSMISLSDQLVLCLDMKLEPQRALSAYKLPLDDREVFIFNKGRLQTNSPLPPPEQVDILDIADPPSPSSSHNPHPLDGASDPALKALPSYERQFRYHYHRGHVLYSRSQGKYENCERLLREQKVQERALEVAKGNLDQYYKMISQNYMDFMKRYSQQNRIHSDLLMNFGRDMEKLRSIKLPPALQTATRRCLLDFVKEENLRKSADNCSSSHKQFENKVSQFKQMFGEVKRKVEDLFASRTSFPTRNLEVMIKEHQQYLSEQKSILQSLGKDVNTVKKLVDDCLSCQLSSSLRPHDAVSALGPMYDVHDKNHLPRMQACDRAVSKLQDFCRDKKNEMNIFVHNYMQKIAYVSYVIKDAKLQFPVFREAMVRQDDLFMDLKLVRGIGPAYRACLAEVVRRKASMKLYMGMAGQLAERLASKREVEVRRREEFLKVYSSYIPRDVLASIGLYDSPNQCDVNIAPFDTGLLDIDISDLDRYAPEYLAGLPSKSEKHGSLKGPFPLSNDSSHSSEPEEFSLGTVEKYDSEELLESCELVEIAGTSKMEVENAKLKAELASAIALICSHCPDFEYESLDDDKLDSILKNAAEKTAEALHLKDEYGKHLTSMLRMKQMQCESYEKRIQELEQRLSDQYAKGQKLSNPEDTADFSLLTEKADDGKPEILGSGGHIPCISTSEPMDEVSCISNPLDAKLGHFMGQSGKGHEGVDENMMDSSGTLNPQVGSSMVEPHHEELLLSDKEGKDKMVGQLGMSFTNSYTAESMPEPLTVSPSDTPIESGLDSKVSSDLLLELQSSLADKSNQLTETENKLNATMEEVSLLRRELEASRKLLDESQMNCAHLENCLHEAREEAQTHLCAADRRASEYSALRASALKMRGVFERLRSCVHAPGGVAAFAESLHTLAQSLANSINDNEDEDTANFRKCVRVLAEKVSFLLRHRQELLSKYLKVEAANEQLRKELEEKKELVKTLYTKHQLEKQANKERISFGRLEVHEIAAFVLNPNGHYEAISRNCSNYYLSAESVALFADHLPNRSNYIVGQIVHIERQTVKPMPPTPTRHEHGRVDQTDYLTSDLGTDRLILNSGSTLNPYGLPIGCEYFVVTVAMLPDTTIHSASPS
- the LOC121243922 gene encoding F-box protein At5g07610-like, producing MEGKKVEVYHHCAHIERKDKIKETLRRRMETEADDKENDVTRPIDCEDILTEIFLRLPRKSFTQFKVVSKQWLEIISSDSFIRDYDTKNLPSLYSFYVKVQRTAHPIKLPSLSDDGRASSVVVEFHNFPRRYNSIIDSSNGLILYHSTDSDPFKPKAEKLKSFFFLRNPVTDQYFPIPVQPHGVLWPPSIRFGPTGEALAMGFAFDHSSNPPHLIVMEIFRMRRNILRVISYSSYTRRWDFKDHELALPNQLDPVKESEYFRLYGPSTFLNGKLHWVSFWSIILAYDVKGASFSVMEGPVNGYIFNERKTPGGVYLGKSRERLIFIQFSFAGVFDRLVSLWTLENHHSCRWIPGYQIRMNNMPAHLTNKFWPLVATDRMNNKILYLSLENNLYSYHVDKELFHCHTPDASEERHFYVFEMLYLLELPQCPRPILYNLYELPKFPPFIPPQHYFSALFGDGPFMGWHDFNDMLQSAAIP
- the LOC121243916 gene encoding uncharacterized protein LOC121243916 isoform X1; this encodes MVQSTKSVNLWPESETTPPPTASCRDKPVKLEIEDPLEEEHGPLTKRSKRSQASQEQCSYGSNAFPIPPSQYNPLDEPSPLGLQLRKSPSLLDLIQMKLSQGSGSSTGAVTSESFNAITKKESKGTAVSSSTDKLKASNFPASLLRIGSWEYKSRYEGDLVAKCYFAKHKLVWEVLEGGLKSKIEIQWSDIMALKANCPDNAPGTLNVVLARQPLFFRETNPQPRKHTLWQATADFTDGQASMHRQHYLQCPQGSLNKHFEKLIQCDMRLNFLSQQPERVLDSPYFEPRPSVFEDPEESKDHSFDKVDSGQGSMSGFQDVASPTTTQSSSWKIEQKLDSSGLTLESRLREIPSPSSVMDTRAIEGNGTSEAVDSMGPGNRDQIKLTGLHPSMSVSDLMSHIGQCISEQMTSGTLPTADEGSESHEILADIAQYLLNDNQLTSTSDEKSLMSRVNSLCCLLQKDSASVQNSQGNGESCTDGLDGGTGVEVKHKPEQMHDAKYRADLKVYEADTRDVSGSKQVPAMSRKDSFGDLLLQLPRIASLPKFLFNISEDDGGSKSR
- the LOC121243916 gene encoding uncharacterized protein LOC121243916 isoform X3; its protein translation is MVQSTKSVNLWPESETTPPPTASCRDKPVKLEIEDPLEEEHGPLTKRSKRSQASQELRKSPSLLDLIQMKLSQGSGSSTGAVTSESFNAITKKESKGTAVSSSTDKLKASNFPASLLRIGSWEYKSRYEGDLVAKCYFAKHKLVWEVLEGGLKSKIEIQWSDIMALKANCPDNAPGTLNVVLARQPLFFRETNPQPRKHTLWQATADFTDGQASMHRQHYLQCPQGSLNKHFEKLIQCDMRLNFLSQQPERVLDSPYFEPRPSVFEDPEESKDHSFDKVDSGQGSMSGFQDVASPTTTQSSSWKIEQKLDSSGLTLESRLREIPSPSSVMDTRAIEGNGTSEAVDSMGPGNRDQIKLTGLHPSMSVSDLMSHIGQCISEQMTSGTLPTADEGSESHEILADIAQYLLNDNQLTSTSDEKSLMSRVNSLCCLLQKDSASVQNSQGNGESCTDGLDGGTGVEVKHKPEQMHDAKYRADLKVYEADTRDVSGSKQVPAMSRKDSFGDLLLQLPRIASLPKFLFNISEDDGGSKSR
- the LOC121243916 gene encoding uncharacterized protein LOC121243916 isoform X2, giving the protein MVQSTKSVNLWPESETTPPPTASCRDKPVKLEIEDPLEEEHGPLTKRSKRSQASQEQCSYGSNAFPIPPSQYNPLDEPSPLGLQLRKSPSLLDLIQMKLSQGSGSSTGAVTSESFNAITKKESKGTAVSSSTDKLKASNFPASLLRIGSWEYKSRYEGDLVAKCYFAKHKLVWEVLEGGLKSKIEIQWSDIMALKANCPDNAPGTLNVVLARQPLFFRETNPQPRKHTLWQATADFTDGQASMHRQHYLQCPQGSLNKHFEKLIQCDMRLNFLSQQPERVLDSPYFEPRPSVFEDPEESKDHSFDKVDSGQGSMSGFQDVASPTTTQSSSWKIEQKLDSSGLTLESRLREIPSPSSGNGTSEAVDSMGPGNRDQIKLTGLHPSMSVSDLMSHIGQCISEQMTSGTLPTADEGSESHEILADIAQYLLNDNQLTSTSDEKSLMSRVNSLCCLLQKDSASVQNSQGNGESCTDGLDGGTGVEVKHKPEQMHDAKYRADLKVYEADTRDVSGSKQVPAMSRKDSFGDLLLQLPRIASLPKFLFNISEDDGGSKSR